One window of Athalia rosae chromosome 2, iyAthRosa1.1, whole genome shotgun sequence genomic DNA carries:
- the LOC105689435 gene encoding NTF2-related export protein, with protein sequence MEQDIKAKIDLACRTAEEFTKLYYESVDKRRYMISRLYLDTGILIWNGNGIEGKDNIQKFWIDLPASDHSITTLDAQPITGPVVANQLTFLVKVSGQVKYHEKPSKPFNQNFLITAVGDKWKIVSDCFRAQEALDSTA encoded by the exons atggaGCAG GATATCAAAGCTAAAATCGACCTTGCCTGCAGAACGGCTGAAGAATTTACAAAATTGTATTACGAAAGCGTTGACAAACGAAGATAC ATGATATCACGATTATACCTCGACACAGGAATATTAATTTGGAACGGTAATGGTATCGAAGGTAAAGATAACATACAAAAGTTTTGGATAGATCTGCCTGCCTCGGACCATTCAATCACAACTCTTGATGCACAACCCATCACTG GTCCGGTTGTGGCGAATCAACTAACATTTCTGGTAAAAGTTAGTGGTCAAGTCAAGTACCACGAAAAACCTTCAAAACCATTCAATCAGAATTTCCTCATCACGGCGGTGGGAGATAAATGGAAAATTGTTAGCGATTGCTTCAGAGCGCAAGAAGCCCTAGACAGTACTGCGTAG